One window of Strigops habroptila isolate Jane chromosome Z, bStrHab1.2.pri, whole genome shotgun sequence genomic DNA carries:
- the FOXB2 gene encoding forkhead box protein B2, which produces MPRPGKSSYSDQKPPYSYISLTAMAIQHSPEKMLPLSDIYKFIMERFPYYREHTQRWQNSLRHNLSFNDCFIKIPRRPDQPGKGSFWALHPDCGDMFENGSFLRRRKRFKVLRPEHHLPGGGGPGGGAGAGCPGKPPAPAPHMVHYFHPHPPPPPPPPPSGKVPGLAGSEAAVAAAAAAAAVGRLPQFTPYGSSQPSGFKHPFAIENIIGRDYKGVLQASGLPLASVMHHLGYPVPGQLSSVVSSVWPHVGVMDSVAGVPMSPDYGPFGVPVKALCHPPAQTMPAVPVPIKPAPAMTASSAIPALTVAASQICPTASPAAASLLGQTASNPPEGKGSLHSVLVHS; this is translated from the coding sequence ATGCCCAGGCCGGGGAAGAGCTCGTACAGCGACCAGAAGCCGCCCTATTCCTACATCTCCCTGACTGCCATGGCCATCCAGCACTCGCCCGAGAAGATGCTGCCCCTGAGTGACATCTACAAGTTCATCATGGAGCGGTTCCCCTATTATCGGGAGCACACGCAGCGCTGGCAGAACTCCCTCCGCCACAACCTCTCCTTCAACGACTGCTTCATCAAGATCCCGCGCCGCCCCGACCAGCCGGGCAAGGGCAGCTTCTGGGCGCTGCACCCGGACTGCGGGGACATGTTTGAAAACGGCAGCTTCCTCCGACGCCGCAAGCGCTTCAAGGTCCTGCGCCCCGAGCATCATctgcccggcggcggcgggccgggcggcggggcgggggccggcTGCCCCGGCAAGCCCCCGGCGCCCGCCCCGCACATGGTGCACTACTTCCACCCgcacccgccgccgccgccgccaccgcctccTTCGGGCAAGGTGCCGGGGCTGGCGGGCTCCGAGGCGGCCGTggccgccgccgcagccgccgccgccgtggGGCGGCTGCCGCAGTTCACGCCCTACGGGAGCAGTCAGCCCTCCGGCTTCAAGCATCCCTTCGCCATCGAGAACATCATCGGCAGAGATTACAAGGGCGTGCTGCAGGCCAGCGGGCTGCCGCTGGCCTCCGTGATGCACCATCTGGGCTATCCGGTGCCAGGCCAGCTCAGCAGCGTGGTGAGCTCTGTGTGGCCGCACGTGGGGGTGATGGACTCCGTGGCCGGCGTGCCCATGTCCCCCGACTACGGACCCTTCGGGGTGCCCGTGAAGGCGCTCTGCCACCCTCCGGCACAGACCATGCCCGCCGTCCCTGTGCCCATCAAGCCGGCGCCGGCGATGACCGCTTCCTCGGCCATCCCTGCTCTGACGGTCGCCGCCTCGCAGATCTGCCCCACCGCCTCCCCGGCCGCCGCTTCGCTGCTGGGACAAACCGCGAGTAATCCCCCCGAGGGCAAGGGTTCCCTCCACTCCGTCCTGGTGCACTCCTAA